DNA sequence from the Tenacibaculum mesophilum genome:
ATCTAGGTGATTTGTTGGTTCATCTAGCATTAAAATATTAGCTCTTGTCATCATCATACGAGATAGCATACAACGTACTTTCTCTCCTCCAGATAATACATTACTTTTCTTTAAAGCCTCTTCTCCTGAAAAAATCATTTTTCCTAAGAAACCTCTTAAAAATACTTCCTCTCTCTCCTCTTCAGTTTGTGCGTATTGACGTAACCAATCTACTAAATTTAACTCTCCATTTTGAAAATAAGCAGAGTTATCTGCTGGTAAATACGATTGAGTAGTTGTTACACCCCAACTATATTTACCTGAATCTGCTTCTTCATTACCTGAAATTACTTGATAAAAAGCTGTAGTTGCTTTAGAGTTTTTAGAAATAACGGCAACTTTATCTCCTCTATTCAAATTAATATCAACATTTGAAAACAATAACTCTCCTTCTGCATCCTTTTTTGATAAACCTTCAATATTTAAAATCTGGTCTCCCGCTTCTCTATCTCTTTCAAAAATAATTGCAGGATAACGACGTGAAGAAGGTTTAATTTCATCAACATTTAGTTTCTCAATCATTTTCTTACGTGAAGTTGCTTGTTTAGATTTAGCCACGTTTGCAGAAAAACGACGAATAAACTCTTCTAATTCTTTCTTTTTATCTTCTGCCTTTTTATTTTGTTGAGCTCTTTGTTTAGCTGCTAATTGAGAAGACTCATACCAGAAAGTATAATTTCCTGAATAATGATTAATTTTTCCAAAGTCTATATCAGAAATATGCGTACAAACAGCATCTAAAAAGTGACGGTCATGAGATACTACAATTACTGTGTTATCATAATTTGCTAAGAAATTTTCTAACCAAGAAATAGTTTCAAAATCCAAATCGTTTGTAGGCTCATCCATGATTAATACATCAGGATTCCCAAATAAAGCTTGTGCCAATAATACACGTACTTTTTTCTTAGAGTCTAATTCTGATAATAATGTGTAATGATCTTCTTCTTTAATACCCAAATTTGACAGTAAACTTGCAGCAGAAGCATCGGCATTCCAACCGTCCATTTCTTCAAAACGAACTTGCAACTCACCAATTTTTTCTGCATTTTCGTCAGAATAATCAGCATATAATGCATCTATTTCTGATTTTATTTTGTGCAGTTCTTTGTTTCCCATTAACACAGCTTCTAAGGCAGTATACTCATCAAAAGCATAATGATCTTGTGTTAATACAGACATTCTCTTTCCTGGTTCTAAATGAACTTGCCCTGAAGTTGGTTCTTGTTTTCCTGATAAAATCTTTAAAAATGTAGATTTTCCCGCTCCATTTGCTCCGATAATTCCGTAGCAATTTCCTTGAGTAAACTTTGTGTTTACTTCATCAAACAAAACACGTTTTCCAAACTGAACTGATAAATTAGAAACTGATAACATGTATATTTTTTTAAATTCCGTGCAAAAATATAAAAACTAAAGACTATAAAAGAATTTGCATTAAAGTTTTTAACATCTTACTTTTGGCTCGTTTTAATTCGTTTTTAACAACGAATTAACAGCCTAATATTAAAGAGTTATCTATTTTTGAACTTTAATATTTAGGATAATTTGAATTATGATTAAGTATTTTATACCTCTCATATTAATTGTGTTTATTGGATGTAATAAGTCTGATAAGGATAAGCCTACCTATTTTGGGGGTAAAATCATCAATCCTAAATGTGATTTTGTTGTATTATCAGACAATTACGATTTTAACGACACTATACCTCTTAGCAAAAACAATACGTTCCTAGGTAGCTATAAGAAATTTAAAGAAGGTTTATACATCTTTCATCATGGGAATGAGCTTCAATATGTATACATG
Encoded proteins:
- a CDS encoding ABC-F family ATP-binding cassette domain-containing protein, giving the protein MLSVSNLSVQFGKRVLFDEVNTKFTQGNCYGIIGANGAGKSTFLKILSGKQEPTSGQVHLEPGKRMSVLTQDHYAFDEYTALEAVLMGNKELHKIKSEIDALYADYSDENAEKIGELQVRFEEMDGWNADASAASLLSNLGIKEEDHYTLLSELDSKKKVRVLLAQALFGNPDVLIMDEPTNDLDFETISWLENFLANYDNTVIVVSHDRHFLDAVCTHISDIDFGKINHYSGNYTFWYESSQLAAKQRAQQNKKAEDKKKELEEFIRRFSANVAKSKQATSRKKMIEKLNVDEIKPSSRRYPAIIFERDREAGDQILNIEGLSKKDAEGELLFSNVDINLNRGDKVAVISKNSKATTAFYQVISGNEEADSGKYSWGVTTTQSYLPADNSAYFQNGELNLVDWLRQYAQTEEEREEVFLRGFLGKMIFSGEEALKKSNVLSGGEKVRCMLSRMMMTRANILMLDEPTNHLDLESIQALNNSLINFKGTVLFTTHDHEFAQTVANRIIEITPKGIIDKYATFDEYLEDSKVKELREKMYS